A single Montipora foliosa isolate CH-2021 chromosome 7, ASM3666993v2, whole genome shotgun sequence DNA region contains:
- the LOC138011026 gene encoding D(5)-like dopamine receptor gives MTIPGNFLVCFAVFKDSHKSLKTPFTFFVVNLAVSDLIVGVMTEPISVLLHFREGLSLDIGHQFVWLIHMSYFISCTASVLNLAALTADRYTAISYPLRYRARFGTKRAIFITGSIWFVSCSLPFVYFKVGYLRYTFVFANTAVALTLIIFLLTYTRVLRGMQAHVFELKTIRQSSQSEENRARLRAASRDKKVTQVLMMMLGIFLFCYTPSCVMIYIMNLCLSCDCITIHVLRDLQFIFVLLSSALNPFLYAWRLPNFRRAFKRILLPRSIQEESLPRSMQDYREKRALRTVELVSHSALSLPDLS, from the coding sequence ATGACAATTCCAGGCAACTTTTTAGTCTGCTTTGCTGTCTTCAAGGATTCCCATAAAAGTCTCAAGACGCCTTTCACCTTCTTCGTTGTGAATCTGGCCGTATCAGACTTGATTGTGGGCGTGATGACTGAGCCGATATCTGTGTTGCTTCACTTTCGCGAGGGCCTTTCTCTTGATATTGGTCATCAATTTGTTTGGTTGATCCACATGTCTTATTTTATCTCCTGCACCGCGTCAGTTTTGAACCTCGCTGCTTTGACAGCGGATCGCTATACAGCCATAAGCTACCCTTTACGGTATCGAGCAAGGTTCGGCACTAAACGTGCCATTTTCATCACAGGTTCCATTTGGTTTGTATCTTGCTCATTGCCATTTGTTTACTTCAAAGTTGGCTATTTGAGGTATACCTTTGTGTTTGCAAACACTGCTGTAGCTTTGACtttaatcatttttcttttgacATACACTCGGGTTTTGCGAGGCATGCAAGCGCATGTTTTCGAATTGAAAACAATACGACAGAGCTCACAATCAGAGGAGAATCGTGCAAGACTCAGAGCGGCTTCGAGGGACAAAAAGGTAACGCAGGTACTTATGATGATGTTGGGTATCTTCCTTTTCTGCTATACTCCATCCTGTGTTATGATTTACATCATGAATCTCTGTTTGTCTTGTGACTGCATTACTATCCATGTTTTGAGGGATCTTCAATTCATCTTCGTTTTGTTGTCCTCTGCGCTGAATCCATTTTTGTACGCTTGGCGTTTACCAAACTTTCGGAGAGCTTTTAAGAGGATTTTACTTCCACGAAGCATACAAGAAGAATCATTACCTCGAAGCATGCAAGACTATAGGGAAAAACGTGCTCTTAGAACCGTAGAGTTGGTATCGCACTCTGCACTTTCTCTACCCGACCTCTCCTAA
- the LOC138011025 gene encoding adrenocorticotropic hormone receptor-like — protein MAGAENSCASVRVPVPLSFITASLSLLLALMTIPGNFLVCFAVFKDPHKSLKTPFTFFVVNLAVSDLIVGVMTEPISLLIHFREGLSLDIGHQFVWLIHMSYFISCTASVLNLAALTADRYTAISYPLRYRARFGTKRAIFITGSIWFVSCSLPFVYFKVGYLRYTFVFANTAVALTLIIFLLTYARVLRGMRVHVSELKTVRQSSQSEENRARLRAASRDKKLTQVLMMMLGIFLFCYTPSCVMIYIMNLCLSCDCITIHVLRDLQFIFVLLSSALNPFLYAWRLPNFRRAFKRILLQRSIEEESLPRSMQDYREKRALRTVELVSYSARSLPDLS, from the coding sequence ATGGCTGGTGCTGAAAATTCATGTGCCAGCGTACGAGTGCCAGTACCTCTTTCCTTCATAACGGCAAGTTTGTCTCTGCTCCTTGCCCTAATGACAATTCCAGGCAACTTTTTAGTCTGCTTTGCTGTCTTCAAGGATCCCCATAAAAGTCTCAAGACGCCTTTCACCTTCTTCGTTGTGAATCTGGCCGTATCAGACTTGATTGTGGGCGTGATGACTGAGCCGATATCTTTGTTGATTCACTTTCGCGAGGGCCTTTCTCTTGATATTGGTCATCAATTTGTTTGGTTGATCCACATGTCTTATTTTATCTCCTGCACCGCGTCAGTTTTGAACCTCGCTGCTTTGACAGCGGATCGCTATACAGCCATAAGCTACCCTTTACGGTATCGAGCAAGGTTCGGCACTAAACGTGCCATTTTCATCACAGGTTCCATTTGGTTTGTATCTTGCTCATTGCCATTTGTTTACTTCAAAGTTGGCTATTTGAGGTATACCTTTGTGTTTGCAAACACTGCTGTAGCTTTGACtttaatcatttttcttttgacATACGCTCGGGTTTTACGAGGCATGCGAGTGCATGTTTCGGAATTGAAAACAGTACGACAGAGCTCACAATCAGAGGAGAATCGTGCAAGACTCAGAGCGGCTTCGAGGGACAAAAAGTTAACGCAGGTACTTATGATGATGTTGGGTATCTTCCTTTTCTGCTATACTCCATCCTGTGTTATGATTTACATCATGAATCTCTGTTTGTCTTGTGACTGCATTACTATCCATGTTTTGAGGGATCTTCAATTCATCTTCGTTTTGTTGTCCTCTGCGCTGAATCCATTTTTGTACGCTTGGCGTTTACCAAACTTTCGGAGAGCTTTTAAGAGGATTTTACTTCAACGAAGCATAGAAGAAGAATCATTACCTAGAAGCATGCAAGACTATAGGGAAAAACGTGCTCTTAGAACCGTAGAGTTGGTATCGTACTCTGCACGTTCTCTACCCGACCTCTCCTAA